Part of the Alphaproteobacteria bacterium genome, GGACATCTACGAACTCGGCTTGATCTACAAGGTCGACATTGCCGATGACCGCAAGGTCGCGATCGAGATGACACTCACGACCCCCAATTGTCCGTCGGCGGCCGAGCTGCCGGCGATGGTCGAAAATGCGGTCGGCAGCGTCCCAGGGGTTGGCGACGTGTCGGTCAACATCGTCTGGAATCCGCCGTGGGATCCAAGTCGGATGTCGGATGAAGCGCGCGTTGCACTCAACATGTGGTGACCCGTTGCGCCGGCGTGGCGAGGATCCCACATGAGGAATGAGGAGAAAGCGTCGATGGCCAATTCGCGACCCAGGCCGCAGGTGATGCGGTTGAGCGATGCC contains:
- a CDS encoding SUF system Fe-S cluster assembly protein, with protein sequence MPAPAASAAAEPGLPVEELERLTDSIVAALKTVYDPEIPADIYELGLIYKVDIADDRKVAIEMTLTTPNCPSAAELPAMVENAVGSVPGVGDVSVNIVWNPPWDPSRMSDEARVALNMW